The Coffea arabica cultivar ET-39 chromosome 9e, Coffea Arabica ET-39 HiFi, whole genome shotgun sequence genome has a window encoding:
- the LOC140014850 gene encoding AP2-like ethylene-responsive transcription factor BBM2, which produces MASMNNWLGFSLSPQEIPSQPHQDHSQNTVPRLDTFSSEELSGTDVSGDCFDLSSHASTIPSLNLPAPFGILEAFNRNNQSQDWSFKELNMNSNTSYKTAGSEMSMLMGRACNNNNHNLENQEPKLENFLGVGGQNSLHLPSQTVEASSSNGNGTIGLSMIKNWLRNNPSTSQPENKIINGNDGVVVCSNNAQNLSLSMSMGSQSTSALPLLTAASCSDGEGGGGESSTSDNTNTNKQQNGGIGITSLDSQSGAIEAVPRKSIDTFGQRTSIYRGVTRHRWTGRYEAHLWDNSCRREGQTRKGRQVYLGGYDKEEKAARAYDLAALKYWGTTTTTNFPISNYEKEIEEMKHMTRQEYVASLRRKSSGFSRGASIYRGVTRHHQHGRWQARIGRVAGNKDLYLGTFSTQEEAAEAYDIAAIKFRGLNAVTNFEISRYDVKSILESSTLPIGGAAKRLKDAEQAEMALDAHRTNNDNLSSHLTDGMSSYGAQHAWPTIAFQQAQPLTMHYPYGQQQRLWCKQENDSDVSHSFHDLHQLQLGNTHNFLQPSVLHNLMSLDSSSMEHSSSCNSVIYSNGSNDNAAYQGVGYGSSSSYLLPMSTTVIAEEGSQNQGNGFGENGVKAIGYENMFGSSDPYQTRNFYYHPLPSSNGTLRAGLYDQGSSCNTWVPTGVPTLVARTNNMAVCHGSSTFTVGNDT; this is translated from the exons ATGGCTTCCATGAACAACTGGCTTGGCTTCTCTTTATCACCTCAAGAAATCCCTTCACAACCTCATCAAGATCACTCCCAAAACACTGTCCCTCGTCTTGATACTTTTAGCTCAGAAGAACTCTCGGGTACAGATGTCTCGGGAGATTGCTTTGATCTTAGTTCTCATGCCTCAACCATCCCTTCTCTTAATCTCCCTGCCCCTTTTGGCATATTAGAAGCTTTCAACCGAAATAACCAATCACAAG ATTGGAGTTTCAAGGAACTGAACATGAACTCTAACACAAGCTACAAAACCGCCGGTTCGGAGATGTCTATGTTGATGGGAAGGGCTTGCAACAACAACAATCACAACCTTGAAAACCAAGAACCAAAACTAGAAAACTTCCTAGGAGTTGGTGGACAAAACTCCTTGCACCTTCCTTCACAAACTGTTGAGGCTTCTTCTTCCAATGGTAATGGTACCATAGGTCTCTCAATGATCAAGAACTGGTTGAGGAATAATCCCAGTACATCCCAGCCTGAGAACAAGATCATCAATGGAAATGATGGGGTTGTGGTGTGCTCTAATAATGCTCAAAACTTGTCACTTTCTATGAGTATGGGGTCACAATCAACATCTGCTTTGCCCCTCTTGACTGCAGCAAGTTGCTCAGATGGTGAAGGAGGTGGTGGGGAGAGTTCCACTTCTGATAATACCAATACTAATAAGCAGCAAAACGGTGGGATTGGGATAACTAGTCTTGATAGCCAAAGCGGTGCAATTGAAGCGGTGCCTCGAAAGTCTATCGATACTTTTGGCCAAAGGACTTCTATCTACCGTGGTGTAACAAG GCATAGATGGACTGGAAGATACGAGGCACATCTTTGGGATAATAGTTGTAGAAGAGAGGGACAAACTCGGAAGGGAAGGCAAG TTTATTTGG GGGGTTATGACAAGGAAGAAAAGGCAGCTCGAGCTTATGATTTAGCAGCATTGAAGTATTGGGGTACTACTACCACTACAAATTTTCCA ATTAGCAACTACgaaaaagaaatagaagaaatgaaacacATGACGAGGCAGGAATATGTTGCATCTTTACGAAG GAAGAGTAGTGGGTTTTCCCGTGGTGCATCCATCTATCGAGGAGTGACAAG ACACCATCAGCATGGAAGATGGCAAGCAAGAATTGGAAGAGTTGCTGGAAACAAGGATCTCTACTTGGGAACTTTCA GCACACAAGAGGAAGCAGCAGAAGCCTACGACATTGCAGCAATTAAATTTCGTGGACTGAATGCAGTTACTAATTTTGAGATTAGTCGATATGATGTCAAGAGCATACTTGAGAGCAGCACTTTACCAATAGGTGGAGCTGCTAAGCGTTTGAAGGATGCTGAACAAGCTGAAATGGCTTTGGATGCTCATAGAACAAATAATGATAACTTAAGTTCACATTTAACAGATGGAATGAGTAGCTATGGAGCTCAGCATGCCTGGCCTACAATTGCATTCCAGCAAGCCCAGCCATTAACCATGCATTACCCTTATGGTCAACAGCAAAGGTTATGGTGCAAGCAAGAAAATGATTCGGATGTCAGCCACAGCTTTCATGATTTGCATCAACTTCAATTGGGGAACACACACAATTTCCTTCAACCTTCTGTACTTCACAACCTCATGAGCTTGGATTCTTCATCCATGGAACACAGTTCTAGCTGTAACTCTGTCATCTACAGCAATGGCTCGAATGACAATGCTGCCTATCAAGGCGTTGGATATGGAAGCAGTAGTAGCTATCTGCTGCCAATGAGTACTACAGTTATTGCTGAAGAAGGTAGTCAGAATCAGGGAAATGGCTTTGGAGAGAATGGGGTAAAAGCAATTGGCTATGAAAACATGTTTGGCTCAAGTGATCCCTACCAAACAAGGAACTTCTATTATCATCCCCTACCATCATCAAATGGGACATTGAGGGCTGGTCTTTATGATCAGGGCTCATCTTGTAACACTTGGGTGCCCACTGGAGTTCCAACTCTAGTAGCAAGGACTAACAATATGGCTGTTTGTCATGGATCTTCTACTTTTACAGTGGGGAATGACACATAG